In Acipenser ruthenus chromosome 53, fAciRut3.2 maternal haplotype, whole genome shotgun sequence, the following proteins share a genomic window:
- the LOC131723123 gene encoding mitochondrial import receptor subunit TOM22 homolog — MFPEGMRSAAGATLHCSLSLAKTMYSFTRSALWVGTTSFMILVLPVVFETEKLQLEQQQLQQQRQILLGPNMGMSGGMAGMMPPGPGKM; from the exons ATGTTTCCTGAAGGGATGCGCTCTGCGGCCGGAGCCACGCTccactgctccctctccctcGCCAAGACCATGTACAG cttcacCCGCTCTGCCCTGTGGGTCGGCACCACCTCCTTCATGATTCTGGTTCTGCCCGTCGTCTTCGAGACCGAGAAGCTGCAGCTGgagcagcagcaactgcagcagcAGAGACAG ATCCTGTTGGGTCCGAACATGGGAATGTCCGGAGGGATGGCGGGAATGATGCCGCCTGGTCCCGGGAAAATGTGA